CACCAGAGCAGcacaggagaaaagggacagagaccgCAGCAGCACAGGGGAAAAGGGACAGAGAATGGAAGACCAAGGCAGAACAGGGGAAAAAGGACAGAGACAGGAGCAGCACAGGGGAAAAGGGACAGAGAACGGAAAACCGGAACAGCACAGGGGAAAAAGGACAGAGACCGGAGCAGCACGTGGGAAAAGGGACAGAAACCGAAGAAGCATAGGGAAAAAGGGACAGAGAACGGAAAACCGGAGCAGCACAGGAGAAAAAGAACAGAGACAGGAGCAGCACAGGGGAAAAGGGGCAAAGACCAGAGCAGCACAGGGGAAAAGGGGCAAAGACTGGAGCAGCACATGAGAAAAGGGACAGACACCAGAGCAGCACAGGGGAACAGGGACAGAGACCGCAGCAGCACATGGGAACAGGGACAGACACCAGAGCAGCACAGGGGAAAAGGGACAGAGACTGAAGCAGCACAGGGGAAAAGGGACAGAGAACGAAGTGGAAAAGGGACAGAGACCGAagcagaaaagggacagagaatggAAGACCAAAGCAGAACAGGGGAAAAAGGACAGAGACAGGAGCAGCACAGGGGAAAAGGGGCAAAGACCGGAGCAGCACAGGGGAAAGGGACAGAGAACGGAAAACCGGAACAGCACAGGGGAAAAAGGACAGAGACAGGAGCAGCACAGGGGAAAAGGGACAGAAACCGAAGAAGCATAGGGAAAAAGGGACAGAGAATGGAAAACCGGAGCAGCACAGGAGAAAAAGAACAGAGACAGGAGCAGCACAGGGGAAAAGGGGCAAAGACCAGAGCAGCACAGGGGAAAAGGGGCAAAGACTGGAGCAGCACAGGGGAAAAGGGGCAAAGACTGGAGCAGcacaggagaaaagggacagagaccgCAGCAGCAAAGGGGAACAGGGACAGACACCAGAGCAGCACAGGGGAAAAGGGACAGAGACTGAAGCAGCACAGGGGAAAAGGGACAGAGACTGAAGCAGCACAGGGGAAAAGTGACAGAGACTGAAGCGGAAAAGGGTCAGAGACCGAagcagaaaagggacagagaacggAAGACCAAAGCAACACAGGAGAAAAAGGGACAGAAACAGAAGCAGCACAGGGGAAAAGGAACAGAGACCCAAGCAGCACAGGGGAAAAGGGACAGAGAACAGAAGACCATAGCAGCACAGGAGAAAAAGGGACAGAGACAAAAGCAGCACAGGGGAAAAGGAACAGAGACCGAagcagaaaagggacagagaacggAAGACCAGAGCACCACAGGAGAAAAAGCGACAGAGACAGAAGCAGCACAGGGGAAAAGGAACAGAGATCGGAAGACCATAGCAGCACAGGGGAAAAAGGACAGAGACAGGAGCAGCACAGGGTAAAAGGGACAGAAAAGCACAAGGGAAAAGGGAGAGAGACGAGAGCAGCACAGGGGAAAATGGACAGAGACAGAAGCAGCACATGAGAAAATGGACAAAGACTGGAGCAGCAAAGGGGGAAAAAGGAAACAGACAGAAGAAGCACAGGGGAAAAGGGAGAGAGACCGGAGCAGCACAGGGGAAAAAGGGACAGAGAACGGAAGACAGGAGCAGCACAGGGGAAAAGGGGCAGAGACCGAAGTAGAACAGGAGAAAAGGGAGAGAGACTGGAGCAGCACAGGAGAATAGGGACAGAGACCGGAGAAGCACAGGGGAACAGGGACAGAGACCGGAGCAGCACGGGGGAACAGGGACAGAGACCGGAGCAGCACAGGGGAACAGGGACAGACACCAGAGCAGCACAGGGGAAAATGGACAGAGACAGGAGCAGCACAGGGGAAAAGGGACAGAGACCAAAGCAGCACAGGGGAAGATGGACAGAGACAGCAGCAGCACAGGGGAAAAGGGGCAGAGACCGAAGTAGCACAGGAGAAAAGGGAGAGAGACTGGAGCAGCACAGGAGAATAGGGACAGAGACCGGAGAAGCACAGGGGAACAGGGACAGAGACCGGAGCAGCACGGGGGAACAGGGACAGAGACCGGAGCAGCACAGGGGAACAGGGACAGACACCAGAGCAGCACAGGGGAACAGGGACAGACACCAGAGCAGCACAGGGGAAAATGGACAGAGACCGGAGCAGCACAGGGGAAAAGGGACAGAGACTGAAGCAGAAAAAAGACAGAGAATGGAAGACCAGAGCAGCACAGGAGAAAAAGGGACAGAGACAGAAGCAGAACAGGGGAAAAGGAACAGAGACCCAAGCAGCACAGAAGAAAGGGACAGAGAACGGAAGACCGTAGTAGCCCAGGAGAAAAAGGGACAGAGACAGAAGCAGCACAGGGGAAAGGGGACAGAGAACGGAAGACCGTAGCAGCACAGGGGAAAAAGTACAGACACAGGAGCAGCACAGGGGAAAAGGGACAGAGACCAGAGAAGCACGGGGGAAAAGGGAGAGAGACTGGAGCAGCACAGGGGAAAAGGGTGAGAGACAGGAGCAGCATAGGGGAAAATGGACAGAGACAGAAGCAGCACAGGGGAAAATGGACAGAGACAGAAGCAGCACAGGGGAAAATGGACAGAGACAGAAGCAGCACAGGGGAAAATGGACAGAGACAGAAGCAGCACAGGGGAAAATGGATAAAGACCGCAGCAGCAAAGGGGAAAAGGGACAGAGACAGGAGCAGCAAAGGGGGAAAAAGGACAGAGACAGAAGCAGCACAGGAGAAAAGGGAGAGAGACTGGAGAAGCACAAGGGAAAAGGGAGAGAGAACGGAGCAGCACAGGGGAAAATGGAGACAGACTAGAGAAGCACAGGGGAAAATGGAGAGAGACCAGAGACGCACAGGGGAAAAGGGAcagagaccagagaagcacaggggAAAAGGGAcagagaccagagaagcacagcggaaaAGGGACAGAGACCGGAGCGGCACAGGGGAAAAGGGTGAGAGACCGGAAAAGCACAGGGGAAAAGGGTGAGAGACCGCAGGAGCACAGGGAAAAAAGGGTGAGAGACAGAAGTAGCACAGGGGAAAACGGACAGAGACCAGAGCAGCACAGGGGAGAAGGGACAGAGACCGGAGATGCACAGGAGAAAAGGGAGAGAATCCGGAGCAGCACAAGGAAAAAAGGACAGAGACCGATGCAGCACCGGCGAAAAGGGGCAGAGACAGGAGCAGAACTGGTGAGAAGGGACAGGAGCAGCAATGGAAAGTAGGGGCAGAGACACGAGCACTGGAAAAAAAGAGCAGCAACTTGAGCAGCAATGGCGAAAAAGGGCAGAAACATGAGCAGAATGGGAGAAAAGGAGCAGAGAGGCAGGAGCAGCAATGGCGAGAAGGGGCAGAGACATGAGCAGCACAGAGGGAAGATAAGTAGGCGCAACAAGAAAATCAGGTCATTTGCACATATACAGCGgccatttatacatatatataaatatatatatgtatataaagtcTGATGTTTTATGCATGAAAATAAAAGCCTCTAATGTGACTGCATTTCACCTCTGAATGTCAACAGAATTCTACAAAACTTTTGAAAAGGTCATCCGtatcactgcctgtgtatctaaaactATTATATGTGATATGGTCAATGATTGCATCTAATCCCTTCTTACCAAGTCTGCAAAGGAGCTGAATACACAAAACAGTAGAAGATATTTTTTTATCAAGtctattaaaaaaacaaatatgTAACACATCTGTAGTCGCTTGGTGGAAGCATCCGGTGATGGCAGAGGTTGCAGCGTCTGTGCGGCTCCAGGTAAAATGTTGAGTTTTAGTCTTTTACATTTTTGTAGACATCCAGTCCAGAGAAACGGCTACAATATTATCTTGATTAATATCCACATTCCAGGAGGTGAATTATCAGCGACGTCCCAGTAATATCATTACCGCTGTTCTCACACCCTATAGATTTACATTCTGTACTTACATAATGGGCAGATAACAGATGAGAGTAATATTAATAGTCAGACATGAGTCACCACTGGTATCAGGGCTGTGACTGAGAGCAAAAGCAAAGGTGGAGAAAAAGTGTATGATCTTATGATCTGCATAACTAACGTGCAAGAGGATGACGGAAGACATAGTGCAAAAATAGCAATTCCTTAATATAGTACAACATAGAGCCACCCCATGAGGAACTGCATtcatacattactggtcctgagctacatcctgtattatactccagagctgcactcactattctgctggtgcagtcactgtgtgcatacattacattactgatcctgagttacatcctgtattatactccagagctgcactcactattctactggtgcagtcactgtgtacatacatgactgatcctgcactgattctgagttaccccctgcattatactccagagctgcactcagactgcggagacccgtgtgtcgtaaacagtgccttcccctCTCCCACCAGTCCAATAATGAAAACACAGACAGgtaggatgggttgaacaggtcggtcacagtttattaatttggcAAGCTGAGAGAGACAATTACATTTCGCAACGGGCTCATCGCTGAAGGCTCTGTCTGCGACAGACAGGCAAGCAACACGAATCTTTGCCCCTCTCTACACTTTATTCACGGAGGAtaatgtgtatgacctacacaggactccgaccTCCCACCCAGCCTGTTCAACTCCATCCTACAAGCCTGACAAAAATATGTCCAGCCCAATGTCCGTGAGATGAATACCGTCGGGTCTCAATAGTGCCGAGTTATCTCCTTCCAGCTGGTGGTGGCGAACCACGATGCCATATTTTTTCTTTACAAACTTCGCCATTCTCGTGTTGACCTTTCTTCTTGATCTCGCTATGGCTTTTACATCCTTTGCTCCGTACCAGACAGCTCGTGGCACTATCTCCGACCTCACCAATACCATATCCGGTAAAAGACAGGAAAAACGCTCAATGTCTGTTATCATCACTGTACCAAGCTCAACACATTTTTGTTTACCCAGATCGTTGCCGCCGGCGTGCAACACTAATATCACCGACCCTTTGGCCCTCTTAGCGTTGTTGACTATTTCCGGGAAGATCTTTTGCCACTGGAGCCCTATGATACCTCTCCAGTTGAACTCCAGGCTCGGGATGCCTAAATTTAATCCACCCGCCCGAAGTTCGTCCCTTTTTCTCGCCCAGTAGACATATGAGTGTCCAACTACCCAAACTGCAGGCTTACAGATGCCTGAAAGAGACAAGGTGTGTTAATTGAACAAATCAGGTCTTATAtacctggcgaagcatgcggatttccagcgaCCCATTCACTTCGACCTCCAATACACCAGCTCTAGCTGCTTCGGTGGCGGTCCCTGTTCGGAAGAAATGTGTCCCGTATTCCTTTGGATTGACGCCGACCGCTTCTAAGCACTGTTTAAAAATTGCGTGATTCTGATATTTAGTTACAGGGGACACGTCCGTATGTGAGAGAAAGAATTTGCTTGCGTGTCTTATTACCGTATAGCGTCTGACTATTT
This region of Ranitomeya imitator isolate aRanImi1 chromosome 1, aRanImi1.pri, whole genome shotgun sequence genomic DNA includes:
- the LOC138645560 gene encoding octapeptide-repeat protein T2-like, translating into MDRDRSSTGEKGQRPKQHRGRWTETAAAQGKRGRDRSSTGEKGERLEQHRRIGTETGEAQGNRDRDRSSTGEQGQRPEQHRGTGTDTRAAQGNRDRHQSSTGENGQRPEQHRGKGTETEAEKRQRMEDQSSTGEKGTETEAEQGKRNRDPSSTEERDRERKTVVAQEKKGQRQKQHRGKGTENGRP